From Pseudonocardia autotrophica, one genomic window encodes:
- a CDS encoding O-methyltransferase, with translation MSTPAGATAYAEGYLAEDDALGEARSLGTTAGAHPISPAGGAALSVLAATIAARAVVEVGTGAGVSGLYLLRGMAVDGVLTTIDVDPELQRSARRTFLGAGYGPGRLRLINGMALDVLPRLTDGGYDLVVADAVPGEYPGYLAEAIRLLRPGGVLVLEGVLDGGRVAGDGTADGPGTAALRETAGLVRDDERLLSALLPVADGMLCAVRR, from the coding sequence ATGAGCACACCCGCGGGCGCGACCGCGTACGCCGAGGGCTACCTCGCCGAGGACGACGCGCTCGGCGAGGCGCGCTCGCTGGGCACCACCGCCGGGGCGCACCCGATCAGCCCGGCCGGGGGTGCCGCGCTGTCCGTGCTGGCCGCGACGATCGCGGCACGGGCGGTCGTCGAGGTCGGGACCGGGGCCGGGGTCAGCGGCCTGTACCTGCTGCGCGGCATGGCCGTCGACGGCGTGCTGACCACCATCGACGTCGACCCGGAGCTGCAGCGCTCGGCGCGCCGCACGTTCCTGGGGGCCGGCTACGGGCCGGGCAGGCTGCGGTTGATCAACGGGATGGCACTGGACGTGCTCCCCCGGCTCACCGACGGCGGGTACGACCTGGTCGTCGCCGACGCCGTGCCCGGCGAGTACCCGGGCTACCTGGCGGAGGCGATCCGGCTGCTGCGGCCGGGCGGCGTGCTCGTCCTGGAGGGTGTGCTGGACGGCGGCCGGGTCGCGGGCGACGGCACCGCGGACGGTCCCGGCACGGCCGCGCTGCGTGAGACGGCCGGACTGGTCCGCGACGACGAGCGATTGCTCTCGGCCCTGCTGCCGGTGGCCGACGGGATGCTGTGCGCGGTCCGGCGCTGA
- the sigE gene encoding RNA polymerase sigma factor SigE, with the protein MPAPRDHDDAPVRDAADGTRPGEGADWTPPSWDEVVREHADRVYRLAYRLSGNQHDAEDLTQETFIRVFRSLASYKPGTFEGWLHRITTNLFLDMVRRRARLRMEGLPEDTERLPGGGPEPETVFAINHLDPHLQAALDELPPDFRVAVVLCDVEGLSYEEIGATLGVKLGTVRSRIHRGRTALRASLERRRAAESEQTVAPDRGPVAELVP; encoded by the coding sequence ATGCCCGCTCCTCGTGATCACGACGACGCCCCGGTCCGGGACGCCGCCGACGGCACCCGCCCCGGCGAGGGTGCCGACTGGACCCCGCCCAGCTGGGACGAGGTCGTCCGGGAGCATGCCGACCGCGTCTACCGCCTCGCCTACCGGCTCTCCGGCAACCAGCACGACGCCGAGGACCTCACCCAGGAGACGTTCATCCGGGTGTTCCGGTCGCTGGCCTCCTACAAGCCGGGGACGTTCGAGGGATGGCTGCACCGCATCACCACGAACCTGTTCCTGGACATGGTCCGCCGCCGCGCCCGGCTGCGGATGGAGGGACTGCCCGAGGACACCGAGCGGCTCCCCGGCGGCGGCCCCGAGCCGGAGACCGTGTTCGCGATCAACCACCTGGACCCGCACCTGCAGGCCGCACTCGACGAGCTGCCGCCGGACTTCCGGGTGGCGGTCGTCCTGTGTGACGTCGAGGGCCTGTCCTACGAGGAGATCGGCGCGACGCTCGGGGTGAAGCTGGGCACCGTGCGCAGCCGGATCCACCGCGGGCGGACCGCGCTGCGGGCGTCCCTGGAGCGGCGCCGGGCAGCCGAGTCGGAGCAGACGGTGGCACCCGACCGTGGCCCGGTGGCAGAGTTGGTGCCGTGA
- a CDS encoding GntR family transcriptional regulator, whose translation MGTEVSDLEPVSRRSTAEIVADRIRTAIMRGTFAPGAQLGEVDLAGRLGVSRGPLREAMQRLVAEGLLRSERHRGLFVRELGPDDVRDVYLARTAVERAAALQVLAADRAAAVVALEIPLGAMRAAAAAGDSVALADADHDFHAALVAASGSPRLRRMTDGLLVETRMCLAAFQQTAPPAPDLLAEHELLRDALRDGRTELLLDRLAAHMDDAVARILAAMPGAA comes from the coding sequence GTGGGTACTGAGGTCTCGGATCTGGAGCCGGTCAGCAGACGGTCCACCGCGGAGATCGTCGCGGACCGGATCCGCACGGCGATCATGCGCGGCACGTTCGCGCCCGGGGCCCAGCTCGGCGAGGTGGACCTGGCCGGCCGGCTCGGGGTGAGCCGCGGGCCGCTGCGGGAGGCGATGCAGCGCCTGGTCGCCGAGGGGCTGCTGCGCAGCGAGCGGCACCGCGGGCTGTTCGTGCGGGAGCTCGGTCCGGACGACGTCCGCGATGTCTACCTGGCCCGCACCGCCGTCGAGCGGGCGGCCGCGCTACAGGTGCTGGCGGCCGATCGGGCCGCGGCGGTGGTCGCACTGGAGATCCCGCTGGGCGCGATGCGAGCGGCCGCCGCGGCGGGGGACTCGGTTGCGCTCGCCGACGCCGACCACGACTTCCACGCCGCGCTGGTCGCTGCGTCCGGCAGTCCGCGGCTGCGCCGGATGACCGACGGGCTCCTGGTGGAGACCCGGATGTGTCTCGCCGCGTTCCAGCAGACCGCGCCACCGGCGCCCGATCTGCTGGCCGAGCACGAACTGCTCCGGGACGCGCTGCGCGACGGGCGGACCGAGCTGCTGCTCGACCGGCTGGCCGCCCACATGGACGACGCCGTCGCGCGGATCCTGGCGGCCATGCCCGGTGCGGCGTGA
- the glgC gene encoding glucose-1-phosphate adenylyltransferase, which translates to MRPTSSGRLPGRVLGIVLAGGEGKRLWPLTADRAKPGVPFGGNYRLIDFVLSNLVNAGMDRLCVLTQYKSHSLDRHISTTWRLSSVLDQYITTVPAQQRLGRRWYTGSADAIFQSLNLVYDDEPEYIAVFGADHVYRMDPAQMIAEHAASGAGVTVAGIRVPRAEAKAFGCIASDETGRITEFLEKPSDPPHVPGDPDVTFASMGNYVFTTQALLDALRADASNADSDHDMGGDIIPALVERGEANVYDFADNIVPGATERDAGYWRDVGTIDAYYDAHTDLVSVHPIFNLYNARWPIRSATPALPPAKFVEGGIAQDSVVGAGTIISGAIVRRSVISPNVSVQGGAEVSDSVVLPGARIGRGAVVRRAILDKNVVVPDGALIGVDLNLDRSRYTVSNGGVVVLGKGVTAQ; encoded by the coding sequence ATGCGACCGACGTCGTCCGGACGGCTGCCCGGCAGGGTTTTGGGAATTGTGCTGGCGGGCGGCGAGGGCAAGCGTTTGTGGCCGCTCACCGCGGACCGCGCGAAGCCGGGCGTCCCGTTCGGCGGGAACTACCGGCTCATCGACTTCGTGCTGTCGAATCTGGTCAACGCGGGCATGGACCGGCTGTGCGTGCTGACCCAGTACAAGTCGCACTCGCTGGACCGGCACATCTCGACGACCTGGCGGCTCTCCAGCGTCCTCGACCAGTACATCACCACGGTCCCGGCCCAGCAGCGGCTCGGCCGCCGGTGGTACACCGGCAGCGCCGACGCCATCTTCCAGAGTCTCAACCTCGTCTACGACGACGAGCCCGAGTACATCGCGGTGTTCGGCGCGGATCACGTCTACCGGATGGACCCGGCGCAGATGATCGCCGAGCACGCCGCGTCCGGTGCCGGGGTCACGGTCGCCGGGATCCGGGTGCCACGGGCCGAGGCGAAGGCGTTCGGCTGCATCGCCTCCGACGAGACCGGGCGGATCACCGAGTTCCTCGAGAAGCCGTCCGATCCACCGCACGTGCCGGGCGACCCGGATGTGACGTTCGCCTCGATGGGCAACTACGTCTTCACCACCCAGGCCCTGCTGGACGCGCTGCGTGCCGACGCCTCCAACGCGGACTCCGACCACGACATGGGCGGCGACATCATCCCGGCGCTGGTCGAGCGCGGCGAGGCGAACGTCTACGACTTCGCCGACAACATCGTCCCGGGGGCCACCGAGCGGGACGCCGGTTACTGGCGCGACGTCGGGACGATCGACGCCTACTACGACGCGCACACCGATCTCGTCTCGGTGCACCCGATCTTCAACCTGTACAACGCGCGCTGGCCGATCCGCAGCGCGACGCCGGCGCTGCCGCCGGCGAAGTTCGTCGAGGGTGGGATCGCCCAGGACTCCGTGGTCGGCGCCGGAACGATCATCTCGGGCGCGATCGTGCGCCGGTCGGTGATCAGTCCGAACGTGAGCGTCCAGGGCGGTGCCGAGGTCTCCGACTCGGTGGTGCTGCCCGGGGCCCGGATCGGCCGCGGCGCCGTGGTGCGCCGGGCGATCCTGGACAAGAACGTCGTCGTCCCGGACGGTGCCCTGATCGGTGTCGACCTGAACCTCGACCGCAGCCGCTACACGGTCTCCAACGGCGGCGTGGTCGTGCTCGGCAAGGGTGTCACCGCCCAGTAG
- a CDS encoding maleate cis-trans isomerase family protein → MSTVGILYPGYSAEDDYPRAEKRLHDGSLLPLVHTEMKVDAHRADALLDIGGDDVLAEGARRVAAEAGPLDSIVWACTSGSFIFGPEGAARQVAALQEVAGVPASSTSFAFVDACHRLGISTVALGATYPPDVAEAFIMFLAHHGITVLTVSARDIITAAEVGTLTSQTVLDFAAAVSADAPEADAVLLPDTALHTVDLLDALDARVGKPVLTANQVSIWQGLRLAGADVVRPGLGTLFRKG, encoded by the coding sequence ATGAGCACGGTTGGCATCCTGTACCCCGGTTACTCGGCCGAGGACGACTACCCGCGCGCCGAGAAGCGGCTGCACGACGGCAGCCTGCTCCCGCTGGTGCACACCGAGATGAAGGTCGACGCCCATCGGGCGGACGCGCTGCTCGACATCGGCGGCGACGACGTGCTGGCCGAGGGGGCCCGCCGGGTCGCCGCCGAGGCCGGGCCGCTGGACTCGATCGTCTGGGCCTGCACCTCGGGCAGTTTCATCTTCGGTCCCGAGGGGGCCGCACGTCAGGTCGCGGCGCTGCAGGAGGTCGCCGGGGTGCCGGCGTCGAGCACGTCGTTCGCGTTCGTGGACGCCTGTCATCGGCTCGGGATCTCGACCGTCGCGCTCGGCGCGACCTACCCGCCGGACGTGGCGGAGGCGTTCATCATGTTCCTCGCCCACCACGGCATCACGGTGCTGACGGTCTCGGCGCGCGACATCATCACCGCCGCCGAGGTCGGCACCCTCACCTCGCAGACCGTGCTGGACTTCGCGGCGGCGGTCTCCGCGGACGCCCCCGAGGCCGACGCGGTCCTGCTGCCGGACACGGCCCTGCACACCGTCGACCTGCTCGACGCACTCGACGCGCGGGTCGGGAAGCCGGTGCTGACGGCCAACCAGGTCAGCATCTGGCAGGGCCTGCGGCTGGCCGGCGCCGACGTCGTCCGCCCCGGTCTGGGGACGCTGTTCCGGAAGGGATGA
- a CDS encoding D-2-hydroxyacid dehydrogenase: protein MLHAGETPPGLESRVGDARLRFAADADELATALPGSDVLLTWDFTSDAVKEVWHDDLARSLRWVHTASAGVDRVAFPELLATPLTLTNSRGVFDRPIAEFVLGAVLAFAKDTARSLALQRDRTWRHRETETIAGRTATVVGSGPIGQAIAQLLGAAGLDVRLVGRRAADGVHAFDELPGLLPDTDYLVLAAPLTDATRGMLHSGTIALLPERARVINIGRGPLVVQDDLTAALASGRLAGAALDVFEVEPLPADSPLWTMENVLISPHMSGDVVGWKDMLVELFVDNLQRFRTGRDLRNVVDKERGYVSSSGGKA, encoded by the coding sequence GTGCTGCACGCCGGCGAGACCCCGCCCGGGCTCGAGTCCCGGGTGGGTGACGCACGTCTCCGGTTCGCCGCGGACGCCGACGAGCTGGCCACCGCACTCCCCGGCAGCGACGTGCTGCTGACCTGGGACTTCACCTCCGACGCCGTGAAGGAGGTGTGGCACGACGACCTGGCTCGGTCGCTGCGCTGGGTGCACACCGCCAGCGCGGGCGTCGACCGGGTCGCGTTCCCCGAACTGCTCGCGACCCCGCTGACGCTCACCAACTCGCGTGGCGTCTTCGACCGGCCGATCGCCGAGTTCGTGCTCGGCGCCGTGCTGGCGTTCGCGAAGGACACCGCCCGGTCGCTCGCCCTGCAGCGGGACCGGACGTGGCGGCACCGGGAGACCGAGACGATCGCCGGCCGGACCGCCACCGTCGTGGGCAGCGGGCCGATCGGGCAGGCGATCGCGCAGCTGCTCGGCGCCGCCGGACTCGACGTGCGACTGGTCGGCAGGCGGGCCGCCGACGGTGTGCACGCCTTCGACGAGCTCCCGGGCCTGCTGCCCGACACCGACTACCTCGTGCTCGCGGCGCCGCTCACCGATGCGACCCGCGGGATGCTGCACAGCGGGACGATCGCGCTGCTCCCGGAGCGGGCCCGGGTGATCAACATCGGGCGGGGCCCGCTCGTCGTGCAGGACGACCTCACCGCCGCACTCGCCTCGGGCCGGCTCGCCGGGGCCGCGCTGGACGTGTTCGAGGTCGAGCCGCTACCCGCCGATTCGCCGCTGTGGACCATGGAGAACGTCCTGATCTCCCCGCACATGTCCGGCGACGTCGTCGGCTGGAAGGACATGCTCGTCGAGCTGTTCGTGGACAACCTGCAGCGCTTCCGGACGGGCCGGGACCTGCGCAACGTGGTGGACAAGGAACGTGGGTACGTGAGCTCCTCCGGGGGAAAGGCGTGA
- the glgA gene encoding glycogen synthase, with translation MRVGLLTREYPPAVYGGAGVHVGHLVPALRELVDVDVHCFAEPGSDAPPDARTHSAPPLPDGANAALSTLGVDLSMAAELERCDILHSHTWYANMAGHLGGLLHGRPHVVTAHSLEPLRPWKAEQLGGGYRLSSWVERTAYEAADAVIAVSHGMRRDVLAAYPAIDPELVHVVHNGIDTEFYRPDPARDALVENGVDPDRPCVVFVGRITRQKGLGHLIAAAHRFDPAAQVVLCAGAPDTPELAAETERAVAELSASRTGVVWIQRMLRTTEVRQLLSAATVFVCPSVYEPLGIVNLEAMACGTAVVASDVGGIPEVVADGETGLLAHYDATDTAAFETAVADRVNELVADPERAARMGARGRERAVGEFAWAEMARRTSEVYESVV, from the coding sequence GTGCGCGTCGGCCTCCTCACCCGTGAGTACCCCCCCGCCGTCTACGGCGGCGCCGGGGTCCATGTCGGACATCTCGTCCCTGCCCTGCGGGAGCTCGTCGACGTCGACGTGCACTGCTTCGCCGAGCCGGGCAGCGATGCACCGCCCGACGCCCGCACCCACTCCGCGCCACCGCTGCCGGACGGGGCCAATGCGGCGCTGTCCACGCTCGGCGTGGACCTGTCGATGGCGGCCGAGCTGGAACGCTGCGACATCCTGCACTCGCACACCTGGTACGCGAACATGGCCGGGCACCTCGGTGGTCTGCTGCACGGCCGGCCGCACGTGGTGACCGCCCACTCGCTGGAGCCGCTGCGGCCGTGGAAGGCCGAGCAGCTCGGTGGCGGATACCGGTTGTCGTCCTGGGTCGAGCGGACCGCCTACGAGGCCGCGGACGCGGTGATCGCCGTCTCGCACGGCATGCGCCGGGACGTGCTGGCCGCCTACCCGGCGATCGACCCGGAGTTGGTGCACGTGGTGCACAACGGGATCGACACCGAGTTCTACCGGCCCGACCCGGCCCGCGACGCGCTCGTCGAGAACGGCGTGGACCCGGACCGGCCGTGCGTGGTGTTCGTGGGGCGGATCACCCGGCAGAAGGGGCTCGGGCATCTGATCGCCGCGGCGCACCGCTTCGACCCGGCGGCCCAGGTCGTGCTGTGTGCCGGCGCTCCGGACACCCCGGAGCTCGCGGCCGAGACCGAGCGAGCGGTGGCCGAACTGTCGGCGTCGCGCACCGGGGTGGTGTGGATCCAGCGGATGCTGCGGACCACCGAGGTGCGCCAGCTGCTGTCCGCGGCCACTGTCTTCGTGTGCCCGTCGGTGTACGAGCCGCTGGGCATCGTGAACCTGGAGGCGATGGCCTGCGGGACGGCGGTGGTCGCGTCCGACGTCGGGGGTATCCCGGAGGTCGTCGCGGACGGCGAGACCGGGCTGCTGGCGCACTACGACGCGACCGACACCGCGGCGTTCGAGACCGCGGTCGCGGACCGGGTCAACGAGCTCGTCGCGGATCCGGAGCGGGCGGCGCGGATGGGAGCGCGTGGGCGGGAGCGTGCGGTCGGCGAGTTCGCCTGGGCCGAGATGGCCCGGCGGACGTCGGAGGTCTACGAGAGCGTGGTGTGA
- a CDS encoding DUF3830 family protein has protein sequence MTKLIRIELAKRGVACTAELLEKEAPRTSAAVWEALAAGPAGGDAQHAKYARNEVYTIVPRFGPRIGQENPTVTPIPGDVCYFDFHGGMLDASFKDDQGIDAEAGGIDLAIFYGRNNLLLNGDVGWVPGNVFASIVDGLDAMATACHDVWRSGSVGERLVYSRIE, from the coding sequence GTGACCAAGCTGATCAGGATCGAACTCGCGAAGCGCGGCGTCGCATGCACCGCGGAACTGCTGGAGAAGGAAGCGCCGCGGACGTCCGCCGCCGTCTGGGAGGCGCTCGCCGCAGGCCCGGCGGGCGGGGACGCGCAGCACGCCAAGTACGCGCGCAACGAGGTCTACACGATCGTCCCCCGGTTCGGGCCGCGGATCGGGCAGGAGAACCCGACGGTGACCCCGATCCCGGGTGACGTGTGCTACTTCGACTTCCACGGCGGCATGCTCGACGCGTCGTTCAAGGACGACCAGGGGATCGACGCCGAGGCCGGCGGGATCGATCTCGCGATCTTCTACGGCCGGAACAACCTGCTGCTCAACGGCGACGTGGGCTGGGTCCCCGGCAATGTCTTCGCCTCGATCGTGGACGGGCTGGACGCGATGGCGACGGCCTGTCACGACGTGTGGCGCTCGGGCAGCGTGGGGGAGCGGCTCGTCTACTCGCGGATCGAGTGA
- a CDS encoding S1C family serine protease, whose translation MSDTPESGPSGEPGRPAGDGTAPPRLGPRALEYPDTDPADRAAFGRPDGVGSSFAPPAHAGSNGSVPVAPPPTAAVARAFGRPDDGGAGLQRPPAGGPSAPGEQSKVDGEQSNGDREQSNGAFWPGGSADDPWRNPGAPVVAAPPHGDADPAPAPDRPDGPRLSVREVLFGDRVQPRALALLGVLALAIGAVGGLAGHWTASGASALTSPGAVLATAEEAKERPPGSVPDVAARVLPSVVSLEVTVGNQAGNGSGVVIDAEGYVLTNDHVVAPATGPGQGSIEAVFSDGSRVPAAVVGTDPMTDLAVLKVPVANPTVAAIGRSAELAVGDAVIAIGSPFGLAGTVTTGIVSAVNRPLRLDPEGSAGDAVIDAVQTDAAINPGNSGGPLVDATGAVVGINTAIRSAGTEAGGQGGSIGLGFAVPIDEARTIAEELIRTGGVAHADLGVNARSVTDGATDGAQVQNVAAGGPAAAAGLLEGDVVVRVGGRSIAGADELVVAVREHAPGDQVPIELVRQGRPLTVTATLGQR comes from the coding sequence ATGAGCGATACCCCGGAGTCCGGTCCGTCCGGAGAGCCCGGCCGCCCGGCCGGTGACGGGACGGCACCACCCCGGCTGGGGCCGCGAGCGCTGGAGTATCCGGACACCGACCCGGCGGACCGCGCGGCCTTCGGCCGGCCGGACGGTGTCGGCTCGTCGTTCGCCCCGCCGGCGCACGCCGGCTCGAACGGATCGGTCCCGGTCGCGCCGCCGCCCACCGCTGCCGTCGCCCGCGCGTTCGGCCGTCCGGACGACGGCGGGGCCGGTCTGCAGCGACCGCCGGCGGGTGGGCCGTCCGCCCCCGGTGAGCAGAGCAAGGTCGACGGTGAGCAGAGCAACGGCGACCGTGAGCAGAGCAACGGGGCATTCTGGCCGGGCGGATCCGCCGACGACCCGTGGCGCAACCCCGGCGCGCCGGTGGTCGCCGCGCCCCCGCACGGCGACGCCGATCCGGCGCCGGCCCCGGACCGCCCGGACGGCCCCCGGCTGAGCGTGCGCGAGGTGCTGTTCGGCGACCGGGTCCAGCCACGCGCGCTGGCGCTGCTCGGGGTGCTGGCGCTCGCCATCGGCGCGGTCGGTGGCCTCGCCGGGCACTGGACGGCGTCCGGTGCGAGCGCCCTGACCAGCCCCGGCGCGGTGCTCGCGACGGCCGAGGAGGCGAAGGAGCGCCCGCCCGGCTCGGTCCCGGACGTCGCCGCCCGGGTCCTGCCGTCGGTCGTCTCGCTGGAGGTGACGGTCGGGAACCAGGCGGGCAACGGCTCCGGGGTGGTCATCGACGCGGAGGGCTACGTGCTCACTAACGACCACGTCGTCGCCCCGGCCACCGGGCCCGGCCAGGGCTCGATCGAGGCGGTCTTCTCCGACGGGTCCCGGGTTCCGGCGGCCGTCGTGGGCACCGACCCGATGACCGACCTGGCGGTGCTGAAGGTCCCGGTCGCGAACCCGACGGTCGCGGCGATCGGCCGCTCGGCGGAGCTCGCGGTCGGCGACGCGGTGATCGCGATCGGCTCGCCGTTCGGGCTGGCGGGCACCGTCACCACCGGCATCGTGTCCGCAGTGAACCGGCCGCTGCGACTCGACCCGGAGGGCAGCGCCGGGGACGCGGTGATCGACGCCGTGCAGACCGACGCCGCGATCAACCCGGGCAACTCGGGTGGCCCGCTGGTCGACGCGACCGGCGCCGTCGTCGGGATCAACACGGCGATCCGCAGCGCCGGGACCGAGGCGGGTGGGCAGGGCGGGTCGATCGGGCTGGGTTTCGCGGTCCCGATCGACGAGGCCAGGACGATCGCCGAGGAACTGATCCGGACCGGCGGGGTCGCGCACGCCGATCTCGGGGTGAACGCGCGCTCGGTCACCGACGGGGCGACCGACGGCGCCCAGGTGCAGAACGTCGCCGCCGGCGGCCCGGCCGCGGCGGCCGGGCTGCTCGAGGGCGACGTCGTCGTCCGGGTGGGTGGTCGCTCGATCGCCGGAGCCGACGAGCTCGTCGTCGCGGTGCGGGAGCATGCGCCGGGGGACCAGGTGCCGATCGAGCTGGTGCGTCAGGGCAGGCCGCTCACGGTGACGGCGACCCTCGGGCAGCGCTGA
- a CDS encoding DUF3117 domain-containing protein has protein sequence MAAMKPRTGDGPLEVTKEGRGIVMRVPLEGGGRLVVEMTPDEASALSEALKATVG, from the coding sequence ATGGCCGCGATGAAGCCCCGCACCGGCGACGGGCCCCTGGAAGTGACCAAGGAGGGCCGGGGCATCGTGATGCGCGTCCCGCTCGAGGGTGGTGGCCGCCTGGTGGTCGAGATGACCCCCGACGAGGCCTCCGCCCTCAGTGAGGCGCTGAAGGCGACCGTCGGCTGA
- a CDS encoding amidase — translation MSRNTGTTADLSATELLAGYRTGELSPVQATRDALDRIEAHDGAVNAFCLVDADSALASAKDSEARWQAGEPIGPLDGVPTSIKDMLLTVGWPTRRGSTTTSAEGPFEVDGPPVARVREAGAVLLGKNTTPELAWKGVTDSPLTGVTTNPWDPSLTAGGSSGGSASAVGLGMGPLSLGTDAGGSVRIPAAFTGTVAHKPTYGRIAHYPGSAFGTLANVGPMTRTVADAALLFDVVARPDTRDPWVLDVPRESAVDRLAGGAQGLRIAYSATLGFATVDPEIAALVAAAVEVFSSLGATVQNADPGFADPIEPFHTLWFAAAAKSLEPIGAPARERMDPALVEIAEQGAGTTALDYLGAMAVRNELGTLMSAFHDEYDLLLTPTLPITAFEGGREVPEGWADPRWTTWTPFTYPFNMTQQPATSVPCGFTSAGLPVGLQVVGPRHADATVLAAAHAYQQATDHHLRRPPLLG, via the coding sequence GTGAGCAGGAACACCGGGACCACCGCAGACCTCAGCGCGACCGAGCTGCTGGCCGGATACCGCACCGGGGAGCTCTCCCCGGTGCAGGCCACCCGGGACGCACTGGACCGGATCGAGGCACATGACGGCGCCGTGAACGCCTTCTGCCTCGTCGACGCCGACTCCGCGCTGGCCTCGGCGAAGGACTCGGAGGCCCGCTGGCAGGCCGGCGAGCCGATCGGCCCGCTCGACGGCGTCCCCACCTCGATCAAGGACATGCTGCTCACGGTCGGCTGGCCCACCCGGCGCGGCTCGACCACCACCTCCGCCGAGGGACCGTTCGAGGTGGACGGCCCGCCGGTGGCCAGGGTGCGGGAGGCCGGGGCGGTGCTGCTCGGCAAGAACACCACCCCCGAGCTGGCCTGGAAGGGCGTCACCGACTCGCCGCTGACCGGTGTCACGACCAACCCGTGGGACCCATCGCTCACCGCGGGCGGCTCGTCCGGGGGCAGCGCCTCCGCTGTCGGGCTCGGCATGGGCCCGCTGTCGCTGGGCACCGACGCCGGGGGCTCCGTCCGCATCCCGGCCGCCTTCACCGGGACCGTCGCGCACAAGCCGACCTACGGCCGGATCGCGCACTACCCCGGTTCGGCGTTCGGCACGCTGGCCAACGTCGGCCCGATGACCCGCACCGTCGCCGACGCGGCACTGCTGTTCGACGTCGTCGCGCGGCCCGACACCCGGGACCCGTGGGTGCTCGACGTGCCCCGGGAGTCCGCCGTCGACCGGCTCGCCGGCGGCGCACAGGGACTGCGGATCGCGTACTCCGCGACGCTCGGGTTCGCCACGGTCGATCCCGAGATCGCCGCGCTGGTCGCCGCCGCGGTCGAGGTCTTCAGCTCACTGGGCGCGACCGTGCAGAATGCCGATCCCGGCTTCGCCGACCCGATCGAGCCCTTCCACACCCTGTGGTTCGCCGCCGCGGCGAAGTCCCTCGAGCCGATCGGTGCCCCGGCCCGCGAGCGGATGGATCCGGCGCTGGTCGAGATCGCCGAGCAGGGCGCGGGAACCACGGCGCTCGACTATCTCGGCGCGATGGCCGTCCGCAACGAGCTCGGCACCCTGATGAGCGCCTTCCACGACGAGTACGACCTGCTGCTCACACCGACGCTGCCGATCACCGCGTTCGAGGGCGGCCGGGAGGTCCCGGAGGGCTGGGCGGACCCGCGCTGGACGACCTGGACGCCGTTCACCTACCCGTTCAACATGACCCAGCAGCCGGCGACCAGCGTGCCGTGCGGGTTCACCTCGGCGGGCCTGCCGGTCGGCCTGCAGGTCGTCGGCCCACGGCACGCGGACGCCACCGTGCTCGCCGCCGCCCACGCCTACCAGCAGGCGACCGACCACCACCTGCGGCGGCCGCCACTGCTGGGCTGA
- a CDS encoding anti-sigma factor family protein, whose protein sequence is MTDRRRFQVVPPNWGEAHLTLEAVVAFVDDELASGPHERATRHLEGCPDCAVEVAEQRRARSALRGADAPTLPPSLMSALRSIPQDTELPPPPAGLSLTPEGELVSMLRPAPLAGQSRRSSRSRRVKLGTGAAVSGIALGALAFGMPAATTSAPTPAPGGQGPASAAVARFATTPTQAPRQRSSSATPAPGATGGAQAPDPGVPMRNAGLPPSR, encoded by the coding sequence GTGACCGATCGACGGCGTTTCCAGGTCGTCCCCCCGAATTGGGGGGAGGCCCATCTGACGCTGGAGGCGGTCGTCGCCTTTGTCGACGACGAGCTGGCCTCCGGCCCGCACGAGCGGGCCACCCGTCATCTCGAGGGGTGCCCCGACTGTGCGGTCGAGGTCGCGGAGCAGCGGCGGGCCCGGTCCGCGCTGCGTGGCGCGGATGCGCCGACCCTGCCCCCGTCGTTGATGAGCGCGCTGCGGTCGATCCCACAGGACACCGAGCTGCCTCCGCCGCCGGCCGGGTTGTCGCTCACCCCGGAGGGCGAGCTCGTCTCGATGCTGCGTCCGGCACCGCTGGCCGGGCAGTCGCGCCGGTCCAGCCGTTCCCGGCGGGTGAAGCTCGGTACCGGTGCCGCCGTGTCGGGTATCGCGCTCGGCGCGCTGGCGTTCGGCATGCCCGCGGCGACGACGTCGGCGCCGACCCCCGCCCCCGGCGGTCAGGGCCCGGCCTCGGCGGCGGTCGCCCGTTTCGCGACCACTCCCACGCAGGCGCCGCGGCAGCGTTCGTCGTCGGCGACCCCCGCGCCCGGGGCGACCGGTGGCGCGCAGGCCCCGGACCCGGGCGTCCCGATGCGGAACGCGGGCCTGCCTCCGTCCCGCTGA